A part of Desulfotomaculum nigrificans DSM 574 genomic DNA contains:
- a CDS encoding IS607 family transposase — MRKYLTAKEVKKLYNLHISTLHRWSREGIIHPIKTAGGHRRYDESELLAVMGKTVEIKGNRCAIYARVSTKKQADNGNLIRQLERLQGIAKRRKYAVVAEYQEVASGLNENRKELSKLLKIIAGGQVDIVLIEYRDRLTRFGYKHLKEFCRQFNVVIEEVDDRPNKEPQEELVEDMIAIVTGFSARLYGKRGGRVAKKLVQVIESEVAAGENDGNGSNP; from the coding sequence ATGAGAAAATATTTAACAGCAAAAGAGGTTAAAAAATTATACAATTTGCACATCAGTACCCTTCACAGATGGTCAAGAGAAGGGATTATACATCCGATAAAAACTGCTGGCGGTCATCGTCGGTATGACGAAAGCGAACTGCTTGCTGTTATGGGTAAAACTGTAGAAATTAAAGGAAATCGTTGTGCTATATATGCCAGAGTTTCTACTAAAAAACAGGCTGACAACGGGAACTTAATCCGACAATTGGAGCGATTGCAAGGAATCGCCAAGCGCAGGAAATATGCTGTAGTTGCAGAGTATCAGGAAGTTGCCTCCGGGTTAAACGAAAACCGTAAAGAACTCAGCAAACTATTAAAAATTATCGCCGGTGGTCAAGTAGATATTGTTCTCATAGAATACCGTGACCGTTTAACCCGTTTTGGTTACAAGCATCTCAAAGAATTTTGCCGACAATTTAACGTGGTTATCGAAGAAGTAGATGACCGGCCCAATAAAGAACCGCAAGAAGAACTGGTAGAAGACATGATAGCCATAGTAACCGGTTTTTCAGCCAGACTTTACGGAAAACGCGGCGGTAGAGTGGCAAAAAAACTGGTGCAGGTCATTGAAAGCGAGGTGGCTGCCGGTGAAAACGACGGCAATGGGAGTAATCCTTGA
- a CDS encoding RNA polymerase sigma factor: MTPATNQRHPDAELSFAELYDLYFAPVNRYLRYRLDSVWDADDLTTTVFMKALENFHKYRGDGPFAAWIFRITHNVYVDYMRGRREYASNDVLLELAATSEGGPEEQILQGEELRKLRQLLRDLAPDYRDVVALRYAGDLKFAQIAQVLGKTESAVRMLHHRALKQLRSKYAAREGGMPDAGK; the protein is encoded by the coding sequence ATGACCCCAGCCACTAATCAGCGCCACCCGGATGCTGAATTATCCTTTGCAGAACTGTATGATCTTTATTTTGCACCGGTAAACCGCTATCTCCGGTACCGGTTAGACAGTGTGTGGGATGCCGACGATCTAACCACCACTGTATTTATGAAGGCCCTGGAAAATTTTCATAAGTACCGGGGAGATGGGCCTTTTGCTGCCTGGATTTTTAGAATAACGCACAATGTATATGTGGATTACATGCGGGGACGCCGGGAGTATGCCAGTAATGATGTGCTGTTGGAATTGGCGGCCACTTCCGAGGGCGGACCTGAAGAGCAAATCTTGCAGGGAGAGGAATTACGTAAGCTGCGCCAATTATTAAGAGATTTAGCGCCGGATTACCGGGATGTGGTTGCCCTGCGTTATGCCGGGGATTTAAAGTTTGCTCAAATAGCACAGGTCTTAGGCAAAACCGAATCGGCCGTACGGATGTTGCACCATCGGGCTCTGAAACAATTGAGAAGTAAATATGCTGCCCGGGAAGGGGGTATGCCAGATGCCGGAAAATAA
- the glpX gene encoding class II fructose-bisphosphatase codes for MDRELALEIVRVTEVAALASARWMGRGKKNEADQAATSAMRAMFDSVNMDGTVVIGEGEMDEAPMLYIGEKVGSGHGPEVDVAVDPLEGTNIVAKGLNNALAVVAISDKGNLLHAPDMYMEKIAVGPRAAGLIHIDDPIPRTLEIVARANRKRIQDCTVMILERDRHKEIIEAVRRTGARVRLFSDGDVGAAIATCFEETGIDLYIGIGGAPEGVISAAAIKALGGEQQGRLVPANQEEYDRCIKMGLKDPRQVLMMDDMVRGNDAIFAATGVTDGELLRGVRFVGNDRAETHSIVMRAHTKTVRWIKALHSIPNKPHLVME; via the coding sequence GTGGATAGAGAGCTTGCTCTGGAGATAGTGCGGGTAACGGAGGTAGCTGCTCTGGCTTCAGCCCGTTGGATGGGGAGAGGTAAAAAGAACGAGGCGGACCAAGCAGCCACCAGTGCTATGCGGGCCATGTTTGACTCTGTCAATATGGACGGTACCGTAGTGATCGGTGAAGGGGAAATGGATGAAGCCCCGATGCTATACATCGGAGAAAAGGTTGGTTCCGGTCACGGTCCCGAAGTTGATGTGGCTGTGGATCCGTTAGAAGGCACTAATATTGTGGCCAAAGGTTTGAATAACGCGCTGGCCGTGGTGGCCATCTCGGATAAGGGTAACCTGCTGCATGCCCCTGATATGTATATGGAGAAGATCGCTGTGGGTCCCCGGGCGGCTGGTTTAATTCACATTGATGACCCGATCCCCCGGACACTGGAAATTGTGGCCCGGGCTAATCGAAAGAGAATTCAGGACTGCACCGTGATGATCTTGGAGCGGGATCGGCACAAAGAAATTATTGAGGCTGTTCGCCGTACCGGTGCCAGGGTTAGACTGTTCAGTGACGGTGATGTTGGTGCCGCCATTGCCACCTGTTTTGAAGAAACCGGTATCGACCTCTATATTGGTATTGGCGGGGCTCCGGAGGGGGTTATCTCAGCCGCTGCCATTAAGGCGCTGGGCGGTGAGCAGCAGGGCCGCTTAGTACCTGCTAATCAAGAGGAATATGACCGCTGTATAAAAATGGGTCTGAAAGATCCCAGACAAGTGCTGATGATGGATGATATGGTACGTGGTAACGATGCCATCTTTGCGGCCACCGGGGTTACTGACGGGGAGCTGCTGAGAGGGGTGCGCTTTGTAGGTAATGACCGGGCGGAAACCCACTCTATTGTTATGCGGGCGCATACCAAGACCGTCCGCTGGATTAAAGCTTTACACAGTATTCCCAACAAACCCCATTTGGTTATGGAGTAA
- a CDS encoding IS200/IS605 family accessory protein TnpB-related protein, whose product MKTTAMGVILELTETQQAYLDNLMARYCAAVRWSFKRLLEGKRNQDIRQGVQVKFNLNSRQANDAVYDAQSTIKSQHELVKLHYANALAKVEFTQKRITKAKSSKKKANLQKRLEKEQRKLADWQKHLEAKTFPTIVFGGKRLFLERCKGNITREEWQEARSNRYLSRGDKTKGGNLNTRLYEMNGQIYLDIAAEPTGTGRYKRITVPVYLAHKPSKKTRKINGRNYRQMVLDYLKTGSSYQVEIIRKDGRYYIHVTIEEDMPDPYHAHGAVGVDTNPDGLGIALTDCLGQYRGSQWLGQGEWTYAKSNRRNNLIGEKAKKVVALAKETGGALAVEDLKFKHDKSVTAKFNRMSHGFVWSKFLAYIDRCAAREGVPVIKVKPAFTSVIGILKYQHQYGLSNHQAAALVIARRGLGFDYERIPKRLVDRFIKAKEGFRKLNNWQQWSAVKKAILKQLKKKGVNSLVSWQVHRKELLGVG is encoded by the coding sequence GTGAAAACGACGGCAATGGGAGTAATCCTTGAACTTACCGAAACCCAACAAGCCTACCTCGATAACCTCATGGCCCGTTACTGTGCAGCAGTCAGGTGGAGCTTTAAAAGATTACTGGAAGGCAAAAGAAACCAGGACATCCGCCAAGGCGTGCAGGTCAAGTTTAACCTCAACTCCCGCCAGGCCAACGATGCGGTGTATGATGCCCAAAGCACCATCAAAAGCCAGCATGAATTGGTCAAGTTACACTACGCCAATGCCCTGGCCAAAGTAGAGTTTACCCAAAAGCGAATAACTAAAGCCAAATCGTCCAAGAAAAAAGCCAACCTGCAAAAACGACTGGAAAAGGAACAGAGGAAGCTGGCAGACTGGCAAAAACACCTGGAAGCCAAGACCTTTCCGACAATAGTTTTCGGAGGAAAGAGACTGTTTCTGGAAAGGTGTAAGGGCAATATCACCCGGGAAGAATGGCAGGAAGCAAGAAGCAACCGTTACCTGTCCCGGGGAGACAAAACCAAGGGCGGCAACTTGAATACACGCCTGTACGAGATGAACGGTCAAATCTACCTGGATATAGCCGCCGAGCCAACTGGAACAGGCAGATATAAGCGTATCACCGTTCCGGTTTACCTGGCCCATAAACCTTCCAAAAAAACAAGAAAAATCAATGGTCGAAACTACCGGCAGATGGTTTTGGACTACCTTAAAACAGGCAGCTCCTACCAAGTAGAAATAATTCGTAAGGACGGCAGGTACTATATTCATGTCACCATCGAAGAAGATATGCCGGATCCCTATCATGCCCACGGTGCTGTTGGGGTAGATACCAACCCTGACGGCTTAGGAATTGCCCTAACAGACTGCCTGGGACAGTACCGGGGCAGTCAGTGGTTAGGCCAGGGAGAATGGACTTATGCCAAAAGCAACCGGAGGAATAACCTTATTGGAGAAAAGGCAAAGAAAGTAGTAGCTCTGGCAAAAGAAACAGGCGGTGCCCTGGCAGTAGAAGATTTGAAATTTAAACACGACAAATCCGTAACGGCCAAATTTAACCGTATGAGCCACGGTTTTGTCTGGTCAAAGTTTCTGGCATATATTGACCGGTGTGCTGCCCGTGAGGGTGTGCCGGTAATAAAGGTAAAACCGGCCTTTACCTCGGTCATAGGAATTCTGAAATACCAGCACCAGTACGGGTTATCAAACCACCAGGCAGCAGCCTTAGTGATAGCCCGGAGGGGTCTGGGGTTTGACTATGAAAGAATTCCTAAACGATTGGTAGACAGGTTTATTAAAGCAAAAGAAGGCTTTAGAAAGTTAAATAACTGGCAGCAGTGGTCTGCTGTCAAGAAAGCAATATTAAAACAGCTAAAGAAGAAAGGGGTGAACAGCCTGGTTTCCTGGCAGGTTCACCGGAAAGAACTGTTAGGTGTAGGGTAA
- a CDS encoding TIGR01212 family radical SAM protein (This family includes YhcC from E. coli K-12, an uncharacterized radical SAM protein.): protein MYEKSTRYRQYSDHLVKKFGLKVYKLPVNLPGTCPNRDGTVGRGGCIFCDEEGAGFECLPNTLSVQEQIQKNRAFFIKRFNAQKFIVYFQAFTNTYLPLDQFKENMLAAASEEDVVGISISTRPDCINDAYLDVLQELQTQYGLDINIELGLQTVNYHTLKKVNRGHTLAEFIDAVNRIKLRNFEICVHIILNLPWDNMVDVIENAKILSALGIHYVKLHSLYVVKGTVLATMYQREEFSIIPLAEYIDRVVTFLEYLDPDIVVQRLVGKGPQDNQLFSNWNTSWWKIKQSIEGALEQKDTWQGKKCDYLNGKALKFISHK, encoded by the coding sequence ATGTATGAAAAATCCACCCGCTACCGTCAATACTCCGATCACCTGGTAAAAAAGTTTGGTCTAAAAGTATATAAACTCCCCGTCAACCTGCCCGGCACCTGTCCCAACCGAGACGGTACCGTTGGTCGAGGGGGGTGTATTTTTTGTGATGAGGAGGGGGCCGGCTTTGAATGCCTACCTAACACTCTATCGGTGCAAGAGCAAATTCAAAAAAACCGGGCCTTTTTTATTAAACGATTTAATGCCCAAAAATTTATCGTCTACTTTCAGGCCTTTACCAACACCTACCTGCCCCTGGATCAATTCAAAGAAAATATGCTGGCCGCTGCCAGCGAAGAAGACGTGGTGGGTATTTCTATATCCACTCGCCCGGATTGTATTAACGATGCCTACCTGGATGTTTTGCAGGAACTGCAAACCCAGTATGGTTTGGATATTAATATCGAATTAGGCCTGCAGACTGTCAACTACCACACCCTGAAAAAAGTTAACCGGGGCCACACCCTGGCGGAGTTTATTGATGCTGTTAACCGGATTAAACTAAGAAATTTTGAAATTTGTGTACATATTATCTTAAATTTACCTTGGGATAACATGGTAGATGTAATTGAAAACGCCAAAATACTTTCTGCCCTGGGTATTCATTACGTTAAGCTACACTCGCTTTACGTGGTGAAGGGAACGGTATTGGCCACCATGTACCAGCGGGAAGAGTTTTCTATAATTCCCTTGGCGGAATACATTGACCGGGTGGTGACTTTCCTGGAATACCTGGACCCGGATATTGTGGTACAGCGTTTGGTGGGTAAAGGTCCCCAGGATAACCAGCTGTTTTCCAACTGGAACACCAGTTGGTGGAAAATTAAACAGAGTATTGAAGGTGCTTTGGAACAAAAAGACACCTGGCAGGGTAAAAAATGTGACTATTTAAATGGCAAAGCTTTAAAATTTATCTCGCATAAATGA
- a CDS encoding PD40 domain-containing protein, with amino-acid sequence MPENNSRDKDNKVLPIDQWLRARQQGEDGLSQLLNHMRQVREVVPVNRRLQEELRKKLLEQQEKLRESGQLTTAPVIMGTVPEPSPKCSRWLKPAGMLVLAVLLIAAVVGLWRHAGGEVILQPVGLPQEITRFWAEDQPLYPAVSPDGQQILVVRGGRLVLLSASGMQVATLDPPEGGYFRSPTWSPDGHQVAFVVGSHGVEEIQQLPVVNLTSGGSKFSNLKPKDNSQWAKPAWHYANLTFSPGGDTLAYVVKRAGEPAEVWVKPITGQARLVTQGDYPAWSPDGKHLVVQQPDKENSYVLYLVDIKTGDTQLLGPGERPTWSKNGYLAFVTQKTQERILTFMPDGEPQYSVRQQVPEIRAVYLGNDGSAISKRLRQGQDWLAGSNLLVAAPNQVSGLEINWLRQQEMDGSGEPKTLVLKEINQCEGQVFGPDGKWLLFARRNGDTVALVKVMLEQQWKKRRD; translated from the coding sequence ATGCCGGAAAATAACTCCCGCGATAAGGACAACAAGGTTCTCCCCATTGACCAGTGGCTCCGGGCCAGACAACAAGGGGAAGACGGCCTGTCCCAATTACTTAACCACATGCGTCAGGTGAGAGAAGTAGTACCGGTGAACCGTCGACTGCAGGAGGAATTACGTAAAAAACTGCTGGAACAGCAGGAGAAATTAAGGGAAAGTGGTCAATTAACCACTGCCCCGGTGATTATGGGAACGGTACCTGAGCCATCCCCAAAATGTTCCAGGTGGTTAAAGCCTGCCGGAATGTTAGTCTTAGCCGTGCTGTTGATAGCGGCCGTGGTTGGCCTTTGGCGCCATGCCGGCGGGGAAGTTATTTTACAACCAGTCGGTTTGCCTCAGGAGATTACCAGATTTTGGGCTGAGGACCAACCCTTATATCCGGCTGTTAGCCCGGATGGCCAGCAAATTTTAGTGGTGCGCGGCGGGCGGTTGGTTCTTTTATCGGCCAGTGGTATGCAAGTGGCCACCCTTGACCCACCGGAGGGAGGTTATTTTCGTTCCCCCACTTGGTCACCGGATGGCCATCAGGTGGCCTTTGTGGTAGGATCCCACGGTGTTGAAGAAATACAGCAACTACCCGTAGTAAACCTAACCTCCGGGGGATCTAAATTCAGTAATCTTAAGCCGAAGGATAACAGCCAATGGGCTAAGCCGGCTTGGCACTATGCTAACTTGACCTTCTCCCCCGGTGGCGATACATTGGCCTATGTAGTTAAGCGGGCGGGGGAACCGGCGGAGGTTTGGGTTAAGCCCATCACCGGGCAGGCCAGGCTGGTTACCCAGGGAGATTACCCTGCCTGGTCGCCGGATGGCAAACATCTGGTGGTGCAGCAACCGGATAAAGAAAACAGTTATGTCCTCTATTTGGTAGATATCAAAACCGGTGACACCCAATTGCTGGGGCCGGGTGAAAGGCCCACCTGGAGTAAAAACGGTTATCTGGCCTTCGTTACCCAGAAAACCCAGGAACGGATACTGACTTTCATGCCGGATGGTGAACCGCAATACAGTGTTCGCCAGCAGGTGCCGGAAATTAGAGCGGTATATCTGGGTAACGATGGTTCAGCCATTAGTAAACGATTAAGGCAGGGGCAAGACTGGTTGGCTGGCAGTAATTTACTGGTGGCAGCGCCAAACCAGGTATCCGGGTTAGAGATTAACTGGCTGCGCCAGCAGGAAATGGATGGTTCCGGGGAGCCCAAGACTCTGGTGCTTAAGGAAATTAACCAGTGTGAAGGGCAAGTTTTTGGCCCCGATGGGAAATGGTTACTGTTTGCTCGCCGGAACGGTGATACTGTGGCCCTGGTTAAAGTAATGCTGGAGCAACAGTGGAAGAAGCGGAGGGACTGA
- a CDS encoding ABC transporter permease translates to MKELNPVLLKELRQRFRSYRSPLVILLYLLVLGGFSLGYIYLKWRNGPAFFQPGSSKEIFMVLSMAQLGLLTFVVPGLTAGVISGERERQTLNVLLTTELSPLSIVVSKVISACSFMVLLLFATLPLYSLVFMYGGMSPSQIAGVFGFFLICMFLFAAIGVACSTYFKRTGVSTITTYAVVFSLLAGTGFLAGFLYELYRSQASMAMLQLRETPLVVQILQDINPVMVMMRILGENASFGPGREMWLPYWGTFTVTYLALGVLLVLWSGWKLKPVNHNRKLFR, encoded by the coding sequence ATGAAAGAATTAAACCCGGTCTTACTGAAGGAGCTACGGCAAAGGTTCCGTTCCTACCGGTCTCCCTTGGTGATACTGCTATACCTGTTGGTGCTGGGTGGTTTTTCTCTGGGCTATATTTACCTGAAGTGGCGTAATGGTCCGGCCTTTTTCCAACCTGGCAGCAGTAAGGAAATTTTTATGGTATTAAGTATGGCTCAACTGGGACTGTTAACATTTGTGGTGCCGGGTCTAACGGCGGGGGTCATCAGTGGCGAGCGGGAGCGGCAAACTTTAAATGTGCTGTTAACCACTGAGCTTAGTCCCTTAAGTATTGTGGTGAGTAAAGTAATTTCCGCCTGTTCCTTTATGGTCCTGCTGCTTTTTGCCACGTTGCCCCTGTACAGCCTGGTATTTATGTACGGCGGCATGTCGCCGTCGCAAATTGCCGGGGTATTTGGATTCTTTCTTATCTGCATGTTCCTGTTTGCGGCCATTGGGGTGGCCTGTTCTACCTATTTTAAACGCACCGGCGTAAGTACTATTACCACCTATGCTGTAGTTTTTTCCTTGCTGGCCGGTACTGGTTTTCTGGCGGGTTTCCTCTATGAGTTATACCGGTCCCAGGCCAGCATGGCCATGTTGCAACTAAGGGAGACGCCATTGGTGGTGCAAATTTTACAAGACATTAATCCGGTAATGGTGATGATGCGGATTCTGGGCGAGAATGCGTCTTTCGGTCCGGGCAGAGAAATGTGGCTGCCCTATTGGGGAACATTTACTGTTACCTATCTGGCACTGGGTGTACTGCTGGTTCTCTGGAGCGGCTGGAAATTAAAGCCGGTTAACCATAATCGAAAGTTGTTTAGGTAA
- a CDS encoding RluA family pseudouridine synthase, translating into MRIKTTVCQDQAGWTVERVLRQGLGVSRSLLRRAKQRRAVLLDGQPVNSNVRVAPGAILEISMQQEVSSIVPEPMDLSIIYEDQDIMAVHKPPGMLVHPLTTEPTGTLANGVLYYWLQQGSPARFRPVHRIDRDTSGLVLVARNSYVHQQLQSQINQGLMCRRYLAMVTGKLAKQKGTITAPIDREAGSLIKRVVTPAGKPAITHYRVLRQLSWGSLVRVELVTGRTHQVRVHMSHIGHPLLGDDLYGGDLSLIKRQALHCAYLAFSHPVTGQLIKLACPLPGDMKALLNPSP; encoded by the coding sequence GTGAGGATCAAAACAACGGTTTGCCAGGATCAGGCCGGGTGGACAGTGGAAAGAGTATTGCGGCAGGGACTGGGTGTTTCCCGTAGTTTACTGCGCCGGGCCAAGCAGCGGCGGGCCGTCTTGCTTGACGGCCAACCGGTTAACAGTAATGTCAGGGTAGCTCCGGGGGCCATATTAGAAATTTCTATGCAACAGGAAGTCAGTTCCATTGTGCCTGAACCCATGGATTTATCTATTATTTACGAAGACCAGGATATTATGGCCGTGCATAAACCGCCGGGTATGTTGGTGCATCCTTTAACCACTGAACCCACCGGAACTTTGGCCAACGGGGTCTTATATTACTGGCTGCAGCAGGGGTCGCCGGCCCGTTTTAGACCGGTGCACCGGATTGACCGGGATACCTCTGGTCTGGTGCTGGTGGCCAGAAATTCCTATGTCCACCAGCAGCTGCAGTCTCAGATCAATCAAGGGCTAATGTGCCGCCGTTACCTGGCCATGGTGACGGGGAAATTAGCTAAGCAAAAGGGCACCATTACGGCGCCCATCGATCGGGAGGCAGGTAGTCTAATTAAACGTGTGGTTACTCCGGCCGGGAAACCAGCTATCACTCATTACCGGGTGTTGCGGCAGCTATCCTGGGGTAGTCTGGTAAGGGTGGAACTAGTCACCGGTCGTACCCACCAGGTGAGAGTACATATGTCTCACATCGGTCACCCCCTGTTGGGGGATGACCTTTATGGCGGGGACCTTTCCCTGATTAAACGCCAGGCTCTGCATTGTGCTTACCTGGCCTTTAGCCACCCGGTTACCGGCCAATTAATCAAATTAGCCTGTCCCCTGCCGGGGGATATGAAAGCTTTGTTAAATCCGTCGCCATAG
- a CDS encoding YpiB family protein — MLANTLAEKRELLVWFLRTNRLKKPEAARVLEFIKNNKDILARVKFTSKLADKKDTLLVSAVYTNTFPFEFRLNNVHYGTVDEVIHQLKTNPPKVLYVWLSYVSPPSCKLCNRSVRRPVRNRISPASAAHRMLVDAVRAVNQREWQRKHLLQEIDKALDNRDIQEFNRLTEELKKLSCEH, encoded by the coding sequence GTGTTAGCCAATACTCTGGCCGAAAAAAGGGAGTTACTAGTCTGGTTTCTCAGAACCAATCGACTAAAAAAACCTGAAGCAGCCCGGGTCCTGGAATTTATTAAAAACAACAAAGACATACTGGCTCGGGTAAAGTTTACCAGCAAACTTGCTGATAAAAAGGATACCCTGCTTGTTTCCGCGGTGTACACCAACACTTTCCCCTTTGAATTCCGGTTAAATAATGTTCATTATGGTACGGTTGATGAGGTTATTCATCAACTAAAAACAAACCCACCTAAAGTTTTATATGTTTGGCTTTCCTATGTCAGCCCGCCCAGTTGTAAATTATGTAACCGTTCCGTCAGAAGACCAGTGCGGAATAGAATTAGTCCTGCTTCGGCGGCTCACCGCATGCTGGTGGATGCCGTACGGGCTGTAAATCAGCGGGAATGGCAGCGTAAACATTTGTTACAAGAAATTGATAAAGCTCTGGATAACAGGGATATACAAGAGTTTAACCGTTTAACTGAAGAATTAAAAAAGCTTTCCTGTGAGCATTAA
- a CDS encoding MFS transporter produces MEVNQEARIKRDFFLFMLAGVFMGLYSGLYDPSFNNYLNDTFHISEVARGGLEFPREMPGFLVVFTTGLLIFLPDVRIALVAGLVLSLGLFGQGLLSPTFSWVVIWMITWSIGSHLYMPLESSIGVSLSKPAEVGKRLGQLGAVKTAASVLGFLLVWVGFRYLHMTYKLIFTLAGLSVLAACVCLLMMQPRKSTVKRQRFLFKRKYLLFYWLNVLFGARKQVFLTFGPWVLIKIFHQPATTFALLGIVGTIAGIAFRALLGKAIDKFGERTVITWESGMLVIVCLCYGFARDIGAGSLAIWLVFGSYIADQLLFACNMARATYLNKIVDSPDDMTPTLSMGVTIDHLVSMTVPFFGGLVWAKFGFQYVFLLAAAIALLNLLAALRINVHKVAAATVQSSTGA; encoded by the coding sequence ATGGAGGTAAATCAGGAGGCCCGCATCAAACGGGACTTTTTTCTTTTTATGCTGGCCGGGGTTTTCATGGGGTTATATTCCGGTCTCTACGACCCTTCATTTAATAACTATTTGAATGACACGTTTCATATCAGTGAGGTAGCCCGGGGCGGTCTGGAGTTTCCCCGAGAAATGCCCGGTTTTTTGGTTGTATTTACCACCGGGTTGTTAATTTTTTTGCCGGATGTGCGGATTGCCCTGGTGGCCGGCTTGGTCTTGTCCCTGGGATTGTTCGGGCAGGGGTTATTGTCGCCCACTTTTAGCTGGGTGGTCATTTGGATGATTACCTGGAGTATCGGCAGTCACCTATATATGCCGTTGGAATCCAGTATCGGAGTGAGCCTGTCCAAACCAGCAGAAGTGGGTAAACGATTGGGCCAATTGGGGGCAGTAAAAACTGCTGCCTCGGTACTGGGCTTTCTTTTAGTGTGGGTTGGTTTTCGTTATTTACATATGACTTACAAGTTGATCTTTACCCTGGCTGGTCTAAGTGTGCTGGCAGCATGTGTATGTTTGTTGATGATGCAACCACGTAAAAGTACGGTAAAGCGGCAAAGATTCCTTTTTAAGCGTAAGTACTTACTTTTTTACTGGCTGAATGTTCTATTTGGGGCCCGCAAGCAGGTATTTCTCACCTTCGGCCCCTGGGTATTGATTAAAATTTTTCATCAACCGGCTACCACCTTTGCGTTGCTTGGTATAGTGGGCACCATTGCCGGTATTGCCTTCCGGGCTTTATTAGGCAAAGCCATTGATAAGTTTGGCGAACGTACCGTCATCACCTGGGAGTCCGGCATGCTGGTTATTGTTTGTCTTTGTTATGGCTTTGCCCGGGACATTGGTGCGGGTAGTTTAGCCATTTGGTTGGTGTTTGGCAGTTACATTGCCGACCAACTGTTATTTGCCTGTAATATGGCCCGGGCCACCTATTTAAATAAAATCGTGGACTCACCCGATGATATGACTCCCACCCTGTCCATGGGCGTTACCATTGACCACCTGGTATCCATGACAGTTCCTTTCTTTGGCGGCTTGGTTTGGGCCAAGTTTGGTTTTCAATATGTGTTCCTGCTGGCTGCGGCCATTGCCCTGCTAAACCTATTAGCTGCCCTGCGGATTAACGTACATAAAGTTGCGGCAGCTACCGTCCAATCCTCCACCGGGGCGTAA
- a CDS encoding ABC transporter ATP-binding protein translates to MNAVEIKSLTKRYGENCALRDFTLNIEGGRVYGLIGPNGAGKTTAMSIIATLLAPDGGTVLVGGHDVVKEPTAVRRLIGYMPDFFGVYDGLKATEYLEFYAAAYRIPAGQRPGLVRDLLELVNLRDKADCYVDLLSRGMKQRLALARCLVHDPAVLILDEPASGLDPRARAEMKEVIRQLRRMNKTVLISSHILPELAEMCDNIAILEQGRLVASGSVEEVTAARQGARILKVEVAERLPELISFLQGQAQVLSVDGDAGWARVSFTGNKSAQGKLLQEIMARGWPVLEFAEIKGNLEDAFMAVTGEVKTASKILMQR, encoded by the coding sequence GTGAATGCGGTGGAGATTAAATCGTTAACTAAAAGGTACGGTGAGAACTGCGCCTTAAGGGATTTTACCCTAAACATAGAAGGCGGCCGGGTTTACGGTTTAATTGGGCCCAACGGGGCGGGTAAAACCACGGCCATGTCAATTATCGCCACCTTACTGGCCCCCGACGGTGGCACTGTCCTGGTAGGAGGGCATGATGTGGTTAAGGAGCCCACCGCTGTTCGCCGGTTAATTGGTTATATGCCGGACTTTTTTGGGGTATATGATGGGCTGAAGGCAACGGAGTATCTGGAATTTTATGCTGCGGCCTACCGGATACCCGCCGGCCAGCGGCCCGGTTTAGTCCGGGATTTATTGGAATTGGTGAACCTCAGGGACAAAGCGGATTGCTATGTGGATTTACTGTCCCGCGGCATGAAGCAGCGGCTGGCCCTGGCCCGCTGCCTGGTGCACGACCCGGCTGTGTTAATTTTGGATGAACCGGCTTCAGGACTGGATCCCCGGGCCAGGGCGGAAATGAAAGAGGTGATCCGGCAGTTGCGGCGGATGAACAAAACTGTGCTGATTAGCTCCCATATCCTGCCGGAATTGGCCGAGATGTGTGATAACATTGCTATATTGGAGCAAGGACGGTTGGTGGCCAGCGGTTCGGTAGAGGAAGTCACGGCCGCTCGCCAGGGGGCCAGAATACTAAAGGTGGAAGTGGCGGAAAGACTGCCCGAGTTAATAAGTTTTCTGCAAGGGCAAGCCCAGGTGCTTAGTGTAGACGGGGATGCCGGTTGGGCCAGGGTATCCTTTACCGGAAATAAATCTGCCCAGGGCAAACTGCTGCAGGAAATCATGGCCAGGGGTTGGCCGGTGCTGGAGTTTGCCGAAATAAAGGGCAATTTAGAAGATGCCTTTATGGCAGTTACCGGGGAGGTTAAAACAGCTTCCAAAATACTTATGCAAAGATAG